Within the Candidatus Palauibacter soopunensis genome, the region CAGGCCCGCTCCGACCTCGAGGCGCGCGTCGCCGAGTCCAAGGAGGCCTACCGCGCGGCGCTGGCGGACGGCGAGGCGCCGGAGGAACAGGCGGAGAACGGGTCCGCGGATGGATCGGGAGGCGGGGACGAGGCGGGCGATGCGCCGGAGGCCGACGAGAGCGCCGGGGAGGCGGACGGCGGGGCGTCCCGGGAGTGAGCCGTGGGCGATCGCGATGGGGTCCGGGTCATCGCCCGCAACCGGAAGGCTCGCCACGACTACGAGGTGCTCGAGCAGTTCGAGGCGGGGATCGTGCTGCGGGGCGCGGAGGTGAAGTCGCTCCGGGACGGGAAGGCGAGCTTCGCGGACTCGTTCGGGCGGATCGACGGCGGGGAGGCGTGGCTCCATAATCTCCACATTCCTCCGTACGACAAGGCGACGATCGATGCCCCCGATCCGGTGCGTCGGCGAAAGCTCCTGCTCCGGAGAAGGGAGATCGATCGTCTGCGCTCGAAGACGCGGGAGAGCGGGCTGACGCTCGTGCCGCTGGACATCCATTTTCGGCGCGGCTTCGCCAAGGTCACGCTGGGGTTGGCGCGGGGGAAGAAGCACCGGGACCGGCGGGAGGATCTGAAGAGGAAGACGATGCAGCGGGAGGCCGAGCGGGCGAAGAGGGAGGCGGCGCGTGGCGGGTGACCGGGGAGCCGGCGGCGAAC harbors:
- the smpB gene encoding SsrA-binding protein SmpB — its product is MGDRDGVRVIARNRKARHDYEVLEQFEAGIVLRGAEVKSLRDGKASFADSFGRIDGGEAWLHNLHIPPYDKATIDAPDPVRRRKLLLRRREIDRLRSKTRESGLTLVPLDIHFRRGFAKVTLGLARGKKHRDRREDLKRKTMQREAERAKREAARGG